TTTTTATAAACATGAAGATCATCAATTTTTGTGCGAATTTTTAATTACAGAACTTAGAGACTATAAATGGATATTAACTTATGACAATTCTCCACAAATTATGGAAATGTATAAAAATAAGGTACCATTTGAATTAATTAATGTTCGATATAGTGCAAACAAAAATCGAGAGGCTATAGAATTATTGTTTTATAATAATATTGTCTTGCCAACAAACAATAAAAGGTCTGCTTAGGTATCAAGCAGACCTCTTGCTATTTTATAAGCTCTCTGGCAAACATCTCCAATATTTGTTTGCTCGGTTTTAAGCTAATAGAAGCATAACGATGGGCTAACGCAACAGGCAATATTGCATCTTCGTATAAGTCAGTAGTTATCTTATTAATCAAATCCAAAACAGTGGGAAGTGTTGAGTATGAATCAATATTGAAAATCATTTTTTCATAGTATTCTTTCTTTTTCTCATCGACGGAATAAGGTAGAGAAACCACAAATTTTTTGGCTTCCTTAGAATAGAACAAAAAATCCTGTCCCCAGCTAATTTCTTGACCAAAATATTCATTTCGCTTAGGTCTTTGCTGAATATATTTAAATCTATATGCATCACTTACTAACATAACTGCATTTTTAGGAATCTCTTCTCCTATTTCTTTCATTCTCCTTTCAAGCAGTTCAAAGTGGTCTTTTAGTCTGCCGCTTTTAGCTAATCCAAAAATTATTAAAGGAGTATTTTTGTTTTGCATCAGCTTATGGTAATATTTCAAAATATATCTATGTAACTTTGCTGGTTCGCCGTATATTGCCAATGGACGATCTAAAATAAAGGCCATTGAAAAAGGTAGAGAAACTAATGTTTGGTTACTTAAACAAGTCTGAATAAGATTAAATACGAGTAAATGTTCCACAACTTGCGTTAAGCGCGAAAGTATTGAGGTGCTTTCAAAATCTTCTTCAACTGCTTCATGCAGTCGTAACCAATCAGTTAAATACACCTCTTCCCCACACCCAGGACATTTTTTTGGATTAATATTGTCTTTTTCTAAGTCCCATTCAATGTGTTCGTTACACTCTGGATTTGGACAATTAAATGATTCAACAGTTTTGTCATTACCTTCTTTTAAAATTGTATAGAGTGTGTTAATTAAAGGTAATGTTTCATCGAATGGTTTGTTGCACATGAATTTATAAATTGCATAGCGAATAGATTGAGATGTTGTAGTTTTACCCTCTTCAATTATATTAGCAAGAGGACCAACAAAAGTAAGTAAACCAGTAGTGTAAGTGTCATTGAATTCGTGGGGATCTAGAAATTCATATTGAGCACTTTTTTTTAATTCATCTAACTTAACAACTGATGCACAAAAGTTAGCAATACCTATTCTTGCAGAAGGAATATTGTTGTTTATGGGAATGTCAGTATATGATCCATCTACCGCAAAAACGATTTTCACGTTTTTTGAAGCATCTTCAGTATCGATTATTCTAAACATTTGTCTAATTTCCGAGGTTATGTCTCTATTTGGAGTATCATAAGCCACTCTTAACTCTTTAAGTCTCTTTTGAAATTCAGGATTTTTAATCAAGCGCTCATGCATTATTTTGTTCGAAAATTCACCTTTATAAGGCATAAGTTCATCACCTCTCTTTTGTGCAAATACTATCTATTTAATGTAAAATCTGAAAATTTATAAATTTGAACAGGACAAACAAAAGGAGAAGATAAAGTTTTCATTCTACAAAAACCCACATCCTTCGCTAACAAAATAGATTCTTTAAAGTCAGCAAAATCATAATATTTGGCAACAGTTTTAATTTCCTCTTCATTATTTAAATGTGTAACAAACCAGTTTTCAGTATTTGCAAGAATATTCTTGTTTATAGTTGATGGTTCTTGTGTTGAATAGACAAGACCTATGTTATATTTAGCACCTTCTTTTGCAATTCTTGGCCATATATCTGTAACATCCATGTCTTTGCCAATTAAATTATGGGCTTCCTCAATGTAAAAAATGACGTATGGTGGTTCTTCTGCTCTTGTGAAAATTTGCTGATTGTAGTTAAATATTTCGTAAGCAATCTTAGAACTTATAATTTTTCTCATTCGTTCGTTACCGTAAACCATATCTATTAGAACAACATCTCCATTCCTAACTTTTTCAATTATCGTTTGAATATAATTGCTTTTATCTTTCTGGTGATAATCTTTTATTTGAATTTTTCGCAGTAAAGAATAACCAAGAATAGTTTGTCCTGAAGAATTTCGTCTTACAGCGAAATTTACAAGTGTTTCAAAATCACCTCGGTAAAGATTGTTTCCGCTAGAGGTTTTTATGTTTTTACCTAACTTGGTACAAATGAAATGGATTGTGTCCAAAATAAAGTCAAATTCATCTATTGTGAAACTGCTCTTTCTTGTTATATCTCTTAGACGTTGCAAACGTTCCAACCTTTCTTTTAGGTCCTGTTTTATTCTACCTTTTTCATCTTGGTTATCATCTGTACTACTAAGAATATTTTCCATCTCGGAATATACTGTCTGACCAAAAACATTTTTATCAAATTCAACATTTGGTTCATCTAAACTTTTTGCCAAAATTAATTTGTAAACTTCAAGTATTCTTTTAGCCCTTTTCTTTTCTTCAGGCTGTCCATTTTTTAAATCATATTCGTATGCGCTAATATCAACGTTAAGGAATGCTTGTGCGTCTGTTGAATAACTTAATGCTCCTTCTTTTTCTGCTAATGCCCGAATAAGTTCATGGGCAAGACTTAAATTCTTTAACATATCAAACTTTAACGGTTGAATTTCTTGATTTTCACTACTTAGAGCTCTCGGATTTAGAGTTAAAACAAAACAATTTTCTATCTCGACAGAAATTGACTTATTTTCATCTTGTTTGTTAGGATATATATATTCACCATTAATATCAAAAATTATTTGGGATACTTTTAGTCCAGACTTCTGAGCAGCTTCGCGAATAGCTTTAATTAAAATTTTAGCAGTATTTGATTTTCCCGTTCGAGTCATACCGAATAATGCTGTTCTCCTTTTAATAAAGTCATCAAGATTGATGTATACTCGTGCTTTAGAAGGTTCTTGATTTTGTAAACGACATGTAGAAGTATATCGAACATAACCAATTGGAACTAAAGACGCATTTTGGAGAACTTCATTTTGTTTTTTCATAACAGCAAAATTTATAATGCTTTCTAAACCTTCATTTGAAGGTTTAAAAACAAATAAAATTTTTGCACCATAGTAATTTTCCAAATCAGAGCCAAATTCCAATGAATTATTCTCAGAAGGATAGAATGTACCAAGAATTCGGCATTTTAAGCCAGCATATTGTATTTCATTTCGAGAAAAATCATCAAAACTCAAATCCTCTTTTAATTCACGAGTTCCTACGTTCTTAAATTTATCAATTTTAGCCATTAACCAAACATCCTCATTCGGTAATTCATATTCTTCTGTCACACGGAGTAATATAATCTCTGGTATTTCTTTGGTGGGATCAATGTTAAAATCATTTGTGTCCTTGTCATAAATCAACCATCTTGGTGAAGCGGCAAATAAAAAGCTATTGTGTGGCAAACCATTTGCTCTTTCTTTCCATGCATCATTTGTAAGAACAGTCATGAAGGAGTAAGAAACATCAATAGCATAACCAATAAACCTAGCATTTTGAACAATGTTAAGAAGTTGTTTTACCACTTCGCTTTCCTTACTTATTTCATTTATTACTTTTCTCATGTCCATGATTTTTTAGTACCTCCTTAAAATTTATCATTTATTTAGCCTTTTTTAGAAACGCTCAATATGAGCGTTATCAAGCTTTATAAAGATTCAAAAAAGTCTGGTCACCCTCCTCATAGTTGTAGTAAAATATGATTATATAAAACAAATTTTCTACTATGAGGATGGGCCCAAAATGTTCAACAACAAACCTAAACAACCTTCTTTCCTAGATCTATTCTCCCACCTAAAGGCTTCGGCTCTCTACAAGCCTGAAAGCCTCTTTGGCTTATTTAATAAATTCATCGACTTATCTAACTACATACCTTCTTCTTTCTACAATGCTAACTATAAACACTTTGGCAAGCATAGATGCTTCTCCTTAGAATCTATGCTTCTCTGTTTTTTTGTCCCAAAAATTTTTCAAACTCCAATACCCTTACTCAGCTTTGCGCAGTTCTTCTTAGCTCCTATGAACTTCGTTCTTTCTGTAACCTAAATGGCAATGTCCCCTCTCTTTCCACTTTCTCTCGCTTCAGAAAAATCTTTAACAGCGAAATCCATAAACTTTTCCAAAATATCTCTATCCACGCACACAGTATTTCTCTTCAACAATGCCCTAAACTTGCTTCAATCTTAATCTTCGATACAACCGGTATCGTCCCAAAGGTTCGTGAAAATAACCCTAAATTCATTCAATCACTCTTGAAAAATACCTCAAAAGCTAACCCTGACCTGTCCTCTGACAAAATCTACTCTTTTGTTTATTCTTCCTTGCCTAAAACTGCTAACGCTAATTCTAATATCCGTCTTATGTTCGTAAATGGTCATTTCTGCTGGGCTTTAAAATTTGCTGTCATAACCAACGCTCTCGGTATCCCTTTAGCTTTAGTACCTCTGTTTAACTCTGATTCTACTTCTTCTGACCCTATAGAGCATAAAAGTATCTGCGACTCTAAAGCTTTAATCCCTTCGCTCGAAACTTTATTCTCTTATATTCCCAAAAATTTTTCCACTTTCATCGCTGACAGTGCCCTGGATTCACACAACATCTCTTAACTTTAAAAAATACCTTCAACTTCTCCAAAATCGTTATTATTCTGCCTACAAGAGCCTCTAAAAATACTATACCTACTTCAGCCCCCAACATCGTTATATCTGAAGATGGTGTCCCTATCTGCAAAAAGGTCGATGAACCTTTTACACCTGAAGGCAAATGTCAGGGTAAAAATCGCTCCCTGCGTTTTAAATGGGTCTGCCCTATGTCTTCTTACAAAGATGACAAACGCACCTGTTCTTGCCCCCCAGCCTTGTACTAACTCTAAATCAGGCAGAATGTTTTATACTTATCCAGATGGTTTTCGGTCTTTCTCAGGCCTGAGCAGAAATTCTCAAGAGTTTTTGGACCTCTACAATAAACGTGTCGCTGTGGAGCAAATTATTTACCATCTAAAATCCTACATAGGCTCTGATACCATCTGCATTTATGACCAATATTTCTATTTTCTCTGATTTCTTGCTCTCTGCTATTACTTATTCGCTTTTTGTTTATCCTTGCTCACAATATTAAGCTTTATTGTTCTAAATTAACTATCAAAAAGTTTAACAAACTCAAAAAACTTATTGCTTTAAATTACAGCTTTTTAATCATTGACCTACAAAAAATTTATAGTTTTTCCTTAACCTTCTAAAGCTTAGAGTTTAGAAAGTTTAGGATACTATTGTCTTTTTTGAGATTGTTAATTTTTGTCATATGTTTATTGCTGATTATTTTTGTTGTTATTGATAATATTTGGTTATTATTTCGATTTTCTTTTTATATCTTAATTGTATTTCATGTTAGTATTGGCATCTGTTACCTTCAATCACCACCCATTTTGCAAGCAGCTATTAATGTTTCTACTGGGATATTCTAATCATTTAAA
The sequence above is drawn from the Caldicellulosiruptor bescii DSM 6725 genome and encodes:
- a CDS encoding DNA double-strand break repair nuclease NurA, translated to MPYKGEFSNKIMHERLIKNPEFQKRLKELRVAYDTPNRDITSEIRQMFRIIDTEDASKNVKIVFAVDGSYTDIPINNNIPSARIGIANFCASVVKLDELKKSAQYEFLDPHEFNDTYTTGLLTFVGPLANIIEEGKTTTSQSIRYAIYKFMCNKPFDETLPLINTLYTILKEGNDKTVESFNCPNPECNEHIEWDLEKDNINPKKCPGCGEEVYLTDWLRLHEAVEEDFESTSILSRLTQVVEHLLVFNLIQTCLSNQTLVSLPFSMAFILDRPLAIYGEPAKLHRYILKYYHKLMQNKNTPLIIFGLAKSGRLKDHFELLERRMKEIGEEIPKNAVMLVSDAYRFKYIQQRPKRNEYFGQEISWGQDFLFYSKEAKKFVVSLPYSVDEKKKEYYEKMIFNIDSYSTLPTVLDLINKITTDLYEDAILPVALAHRYASISLKPSKQILEMFARELIK
- a CDS encoding ATP-binding protein codes for the protein MDMRKVINEISKESEVVKQLLNIVQNARFIGYAIDVSYSFMTVLTNDAWKERANGLPHNSFLFAASPRWLIYDKDTNDFNIDPTKEIPEIILLRVTEEYELPNEDVWLMAKIDKFKNVGTRELKEDLSFDDFSRNEIQYAGLKCRILGTFYPSENNSLEFGSDLENYYGAKILFVFKPSNEGLESIINFAVMKKQNEVLQNASLVPIGYVRYTSTCRLQNQEPSKARVYINLDDFIKRRTALFGMTRTGKSNTAKILIKAIREAAQKSGLKVSQIIFDINGEYIYPNKQDENKSISVEIENCFVLTLNPRALSSENQEIQPLKFDMLKNLSLAHELIRALAEKEGALSYSTDAQAFLNVDISAYEYDLKNGQPEEKKRAKRILEVYKLILAKSLDEPNVEFDKNVFGQTVYSEMENILSSTDDNQDEKGRIKQDLKERLERLQRLRDITRKSSFTIDEFDFILDTIHFICTKLGKNIKTSSGNNLYRGDFETLVNFAVRRNSSGQTILGYSLLRKIQIKDYHQKDKSNYIQTIIEKVRNGDVVLIDMVYGNERMRKIISSKIAYEIFNYNQQIFTRAEEPPYVIFYIEEAHNLIGKDMDVTDIWPRIAKEGAKYNIGLVYSTQEPSTINKNILANTENWFVTHLNNEEEIKTVAKYYDFADFKESILLAKDVGFCRMKTLSSPFVCPVQIYKFSDFTLNR